Proteins encoded within one genomic window of Trichoderma asperellum chromosome 2, complete sequence:
- a CDS encoding uncharacterized protein (SECRETED:SignalP(1-20)), whose amino-acid sequence MSHQWTGWTRNLLLITPRWAFAPRPNCSLNVPRLTRLASSGTQWKQRQGRDHYVHHAKVQGLRSRAAFKLLEIDAKYKLFKKNQTVVDLGYAPGSWSQVAVERTRPHGQVIGIDLIPAQPPKGVATFQGDFLSPVVQQLVKEFIAQTHYDRLSRAARADHNDENKLDSNNTLIEQPSYIDLERHSTEASKPPSGSISTKSTQKNLVDIVLSDMSAPWEQTSGFSSKTLSNPYDRLMNTSGIASRDHAGSMDLCEAALQFASDTLKPGGHLVCKFYMGARDKELEKQLRLLFAEVHREKPDSSRSESREAFFVALRRKSTAAISIEGDHN is encoded by the exons ATGTCACATCAGTGGACAGGCTGGACACGAAACCTTCTGCTAATCACACCGCGCTGGGCCTTTGCGCCACGCCCTAACTGTTCCCTCAATGTTCCCAGGCTGACAAGGCTTGCTTCCTCTGGAACTCAATGGAAACAACGCCAAGGTCGCGACCATTATGTCCATCACGCCAAAGTCCAAGGACTTAGAAGCAGGGCAGCCTTTAAATTATTGGAG ATAGACGCAAAATACAAGCTCTTCAAAAAGAATCAAACTGTAGTTGATCTG GGATATGCGCCAGGCAGCTGGTCTCAA GTCGCCGTTGAGCGCACTAGACCTCATGGTCAAGTTATCGGTATTGACCTCATACCCGCTCAGCCTCCCAAGGGCGTCGCTACATTCCAAGGAGATTTCCTGTCTCCCGTGGTCCAACAGCTTGTGAAAGAGTTTATTGCCCAAACGCACTATGATCGACTGTCtagagcagcaagagctgATCATAATGACGAGAATAAGCTGGATTCAAACAATACACTCATCGAACAGCCAAGCTACATTGACTTGGAGAGACACTCAACAGAGGCCTCAAAGCCGCCTTCCGGTAGCATCTCGACAAAGTCGACGCAAAAAAATCTTGTGGAT ATCGTGTTAAGTGATATGTCAGCACCATGGGAACAAACCTCCGGATTTAGTTCAAAGACTTTAAGTAACCCTTATGACAGGCTCATGAATACAAGCGGCATTGCGTCTCGAGATCATGCCGGCAGCATG GACCTTTGCGAAGCTGCACTGCAGTTCGCCAGCGATACACTTAAACCTGGCGGCCACCTTGTATGCAAATTCTACATGGGAGCAAGGGATAAAGAACTGGAGAAACAACTCAGGCTGCTTTTCGCAGAGGTGCACAGAGAGAAGCCAGATTCTTCAAGATCA GAAAGCAGAGAGGCATTCTTCGTCGCACTACGCAGAAAATCTACAGCAGCTATTAGCATAGAAGGCGATCACAATTAG
- a CDS encoding uncharacterized protein (EggNog:ENOG41), with the protein MFSSLAAIRRRYYSVLRLPHIRKSVSVRCGSGGFVDIDLYNVDEFSPSKFLVVHLPPSPEYANGVKQLPEFLHDWPVASINYRWETERRNVAGQEAVSQEQEFADSVDWPVPMHDVAFAYQWITGALMPPNKGRGGIYVYGSHLGAGLAMSLALTESRPNEAFCVRGIAAYNGIYNWTMFLPGHRINMIRSMMDAARLSRRTDGNLILDTLQQRLVSLFQTPSNLFDPFASPSLFFHNPGLSIPESFYKSADVANVVSTLKGQASDVTKGTGLPRNSHLVFPPRKSNMKIPETILLHDAPSGPPSRQPRTKTALKGLKHGDQRNTFKNQADEIASLMRRGLTMVELKGLAKWIEDAHYLAEEPKRRIQVVEVGQERDDLELNEFGQQVVLDWLNENLRTIDMK; encoded by the exons ATGTTTTCATCGCTAGCCGCCATTCGCCGCCGATACTACAGCGTGCTGAGATTACCGCATATTCGAAAGAGCGTTTCCGTGAGGTGTGGCTCTGGAGGCTTTGTAGATATCGA TTTATATAACGTCGACGAGTTTTCGCCTTCTAAATTCCTGGTTGTTCATTTGCCTCCATCACCGGAATACGCCAACGGTGTAAAGCAATTGCCGGAATTCTTGCATGACTGGCCTGTCGCTAGCATTAACTATCGATGGGAGACTGAACGTCGCAATGTCGCAGGCCAAGAGGCCGTAAGCCAGGAACAAGAGTTTGCCGACTCTGTAGATTGGCCTGTGCCGATGCATGATGTAGCATTTGCTTACCAATGGATAACCGGAGCTCTGATGCCCCCAAACAAAGGTCGAGGGGGCATTTATGTCTACGGATCTCATCTCGGCGCCGGCCTGGCCATGTCCCTCGCATTGACCGAGTCGCGCCCAAATGAAGCGTTTTGTGTGCGTGGCATCGCAGCTTACAATGGGATCTACAACTGGACCATGTTCTTGCCAGGCCACAGAATAAACATGATTAGGTCAATGATGGACGCTGCAAGGCTTTCGCGGCGTACAGACGGCAATCTTATACTTGATACCCTGCAACAGAGATTGGTGTCCCTGTTTCAAACGCCATCCAATCTCTTTGACCCCTTCGCAAGTccaagcctcttcttccacaaTCCAGGGCTATCCATACCAGAATCATTTTACAAATCTGCAGACGTCGCCAACGTTGTCAGCACATTGAAAGGACAGGCGAGTGACGTGACGAAGGGAACTGGATTGCCCCGTAACTCTCATCTTGTGTTCCCTCCCAGAAAATCAAATATGAAGATTCCTGAAACCATCCTCTTACATGACGCGCCGTCTGGACCGCCGTCACGCCAACCAAGAACAAAAACAGCACTTAAAGGCTTAAAGCACGGAGACCAAAGAAACACATTCAAGAATCAAGCGGATGAAATTGCCAGTTTAATGAGACGCGGCTTGACCATGGTTGAGCTTAAGGGGCTAGCGAAATGGATTGAGGACGCGCATTATCTGGCAGAAGAGCCGAAACGCAGAATTCAGGTCGTCGAAGTAGGGCAAGAAAGGGACGATCTGGAACTGAATGAATTCGGCCAGCAGGTTGTGTTAGATTGGCTGAATGAGAATCTTAGAACAATAGACATGAAATAA
- a CDS encoding uncharacterized protein (EggNog:ENOG41~TransMembrane:3 (o142-163i228-249o255-273i)), whose translation MALLRQFIAFGTDNAGIERSLRFVQALVSLLATYRFSQVAALLSLTSTKFPPSTSFLDLRAKINVTRRLLRLFRFLEQFQLGWDLYSSKVLDFETLLDVLGKTCLGLYGMLESVTLLDLLEVDQLEIFGAEQTANLNHQAQVFWLIALCISLFRTGVALLRCLGKQAAAPYGSSNRDSQEKSSSEKNEHQKEDGSASGTPGANQQKGSGDQVAPKGGATISKEAVPSLMLKLVADTMDVLLPATAIGLFEVHPAVIALAMIISTAITANDVWARCGKEMRGR comes from the exons ATGGCACTCCTGCGCCAATTTATTGCCTTCGGAACAGATAATG CCGGCATTGAGCGATCATTACGCTTCGTCCAGGCTCTGGTCTCTCTCCTCGCCACATATCGGTTCTCTCAAGTAGCCGCATTGCTGTCTCTAACGTCAACCAAGTTCCCACCGTCAACGTCATTTCTGGATTTGCGGGCGAAGATCAACGTAACCAGGCGTCTCCTGCGTCTTTTCCGCTTCCTTGAGCAATTCCAGCTGGGATGGGATTTGTATTCTTCCAAGGTATTGGATTTTGAGACATTGCTCGATGTGCTCGGCAAAACATGCCTGGGCCTCTATGGCATGCTCGAATCAGTGACTCTGCTCGATCTGCTAGAAGTAGACCAGCTGGAGATATTCGGTGCAGAGCAGACTGCTAATTTAAATCATCAAGCTCAAGTCTTTTGGCTCATCGCTTTATGCATCTCGCTGTTCCGCACTGGTGTTGCGCTGTTGCGCTGTCTTGGTAAACAAGCGGCGGCTCCTTATGGGTCATCCAATCGCGACTCTCAAGAGAAGAGCTCCAGTGAAAAGAACGAGCATCAGAAGGAAGATGGGTCTGCGTCGGGAACACCAGGGGCGAATCAACAGAAAGGATCTGGGGATCAAGTGGCACCGAAGGGCGGAGCGACGATATCCAAGGAGGCTGTCCCTTCGCTGATGCTGAAGCTCGTAGCCGACACCATGGACGTTCTCCTTCCAGCCACTGCTATTGGGTTGTTCGAAGTTCATCCTGCAGTGATCGCACTGGCCATGATTATCAGCACAGCAATCACCGCCAACGACGTATGGGCTAGGTGCGGTAAAGAGATGCGGGGTCGCTAA
- a CDS encoding uncharacterized protein (EggNog:ENOG41~TransMembrane:6 (i135-157o163-186i207-230o236-262i327-347o353-377i)): protein MPGIGQDYTVSRSLSDTPNEASGRPVRATANSPLGSLQGTASLPNIVTFAHADSFGSRPHQRAFGADSPRTSDAPRRSLSYALRQEAEVYYDSRAATHDEWKRRDRTLQDYYHNNPQLLPQLPFTWHHGWKRWRLFLFAIMVCIDGSVIPIVLYYAMRYAGHVQGWIIFAVVTTIWGGPTYVEFGIRTWRLMKKERFYRPLGTNSRWCFDILNWASVLTITAVTALFIVGSAPHEVWLRVLCMPAPAILYSLGGVLGLITLFNYMNWRAPFRLSSTAKGEKVLPGVYYFIEDVVAVNAGAGRPYREAFAARYNASPRFQQMLFKQSVFWSVPALLLAAALTVIALVHEVPATVAYGVCWAVPFIWCAVWGWITVIWCKRDMVRERVEWEEKYPTEKHGTATNNIPLATV, encoded by the exons ATGCCGGGCATAGGTCAAGATTATACCGTTAGCCGGTCTTTGTCCGATACACCAAATGAAGCCTCCGGAAGACCTGTCAGGGCCACCGCAAATAGCCCTTTGGGCTCTCTACAGGGAACCGCCTCGCTACCGAACATTGTAACCTTTGCGCATGCGGATAGCTTCGGAAGCAGACCACACCAGCGTGCATTTGGTGCAGACTCCCCTCGAACATCAGATGCGCCCCGGCGAAGCCTTTCATACGCCTTGcgacaagaagcagaagtttACTACGACTCGCGAGCCGCAACACACGATGAATGGAAACGACGGGATCGAACGCTACAAGACTACTATCATAATAATCCTCAACTCTTGCCGCAGCTACCTTTTACTTGGCATCATGGATGGAAGCGCTGGAgactcttcctttttgcGATTATGGTGTGTATCGACGGCTCGGTAATACCGATCGTGCTCTACTATGCAATGAGATACGCAGGCCATGTTCAGGGCTGGATTATCTTCGCTGTGGTCACCACTATTTGGGGCGGCCCAACATATGTCGAATTTGGTATCAGAACCTGGCGACttatgaagaaggagagatttTATCGTCCATTGGGCACGAATAGCCGCTGGTGCTTCGATATACTGAACTGGGCATCCGTGCTTACCATCACTGCCGTTACGGCCCTCTTCATTGTGGGCAGTGCACCGCATGAGGTTTGGCTGAGAGTTCTCTGCATGCCAGCGCCGGCCATCTTGTACAGCCTTGGCGGCGTCCTCGGTCTAATCACTCTGTTCAACTATATGAACTGGCGCGCCCCTTTCCGCCTCAGTTCCACTGCAAAGGGCGAAAAG GTTCTGCCGGGAGTGTATTATTTCATTGAAGATGTCGTTGCCGTCAATGCCGGTGCCGGCAGGCCGTACAGAGAAGCTTTTGCGGCCCGTTATAATGCTAGCCCCCGCTTCCAGCAAATGCTGTTCAAGCAATCCGTATTCTGGTCCGTGCCAGCGCTTCTGCTGGCTGCCGCCCTCACCGTCATTGCACTCGTACATGAAGTTCCAGCAACTGTTGCGTATGGAGTATGCTGGGCCGTGCCGTTCATATGGTGTGCGGTCTGGGGCTGGATAACAGTCATCTGGTGTAAGCGAGATATGGTCCGCGAAAGAGTGGAGTGGGAAGAGAAATACCCTACTGAGAAACATGGCACTGCAACGAACAATATACCTTTAGCGACGGTATAG
- a CDS encoding uncharacterized protein (EggNog:ENOG41), translating into MAVPRAYAPGYIQNGATSLPSPGAAPLLPNQGRIIQTGPIRILCVADVRGNLRSLNDLAKQARADHIIHTGDFGFYDHTSLERIVEKTLKHVAQYSPLISEPVKKAIQQGGPGPVKSRFSPSELPLSELPLLLSGELKLDVPVYTVWGACEDVRVLEKFRSSEYKVHNLHIIDEARSMLLEVGGVKLRLLGLGGAVVMHKLFDNGEGRTTIAGGQGTMWTTLLQMGELVDTAHRVYDPTETRVFITHASPAREGILNQLSVTLKADFSISAGLHFRYGSSYNEFSVNPTLDHYRGKLAASKASFNDVWETVRGEVEPAIQQNEAQQNLLKNALQIVEKMPSTAAGGNPFGGPVAGSGGLGAVDESAFKNMWNFNLADAAFGYLVLEIQDGRIGTEMRAQGFNFSHRGAKQQSSTAPPSGTAAAAAAPPASSATPTAPPAAKQSPPSQQPKATPAAPIPTIPNRSTPQPTAGNAPSNKEAEKAAAPTNGSTNAPEPATSPAPKTAASDIIGLFIMNVNTEDQCRDLFDEADKSKILKIEKWGGSNKVVQFKTVEDRDGAMGRLPEAVKTRTQEDRSKPLVKIFHHRESKPFNSRGNAGTWGSSGRGGTATSGYRSAGGTSDSESNRRGGRGGRGARGGERGRGSRGRGGIKGDAGVSPAAAPSTPSAD; encoded by the exons ATGGCTGTC CCGCGAGCATATGCCCCTGGCTACATACAAAATGGTGCAACTAGCCTCCCATCGCCTGGCGCAGCACCCCTCCTGCCCAACCAGGGCCGTATTATCCAGACAGGACCCATAAGGATTCTTTGCGTTGCAGACGTTCGAG GAAACCTGCGATCGCTCAACGACCTTGCAAAACAGGCCCGGGCTGACCATATCATCCACACTGGCGACTTCGGATTCTACGATCATACGTCCTTGGAACGGATTGTAGAGAAGACTTTGAAGCATGTGGCACAATATTCACCCCTGATTTCTGAACCGGTCAAGAAGGCTATCCAACAGGGCGGACCTGGCCCCGTGAAATCGAGATTCTCTCCGAGCGAGCTCCCCCTCTCCGAACTACCTCTTCTCCTTAGCGGAGAGCTGAAATTAGATGTCCCAGTATACACCGTCTGGGGCGCCTGTGAAGATGTCCGTGTTCTTGAGAAATTCAGATCATCCGAGTACAAAGTTCACAACCTTCACATTATCGACGAAGCTCGTTCCATGTTACTCGAAGTTGGTGGTGTAAAACTGagacttcttggccttggtggcGCTGTGGTAATGCACAAACTGTTTGATAATGGAGAGGGCCGTACCACTATAGCGGGAGGACAGGGTACAATGTGGACAACTCTGCTACAAATGGGAGAGCTGGTTGACACTGCTCATCGTGTCTATGATCCCACCGAGACTCGAGTCTTTATTACGCATGCTTCCCCGGCTCGCGAGGGTATCCTGAATCAGCTCTCCGTTACCTTGAAAGCGGACTTTTCTATCTCAGCCGGACTCCACTTCAGATATGGAAGTTCCTATAATGAGTTCAGTGTCAACCCCACGCTAGACCATTATCGTGGGAAACTTGCTGCTTCAAAAGCTTCCTTCAACGACGTCTGGGAAACTGTCAGGGGAGAGGTTGAGCCTGCCATCCAGCAGAATGAAGCGCAGCAGAATCTCCTTAAGAATGCTCTGCAAATTGTGGAAAAGATGCCTTCGACGGCTGCCGGTGGAAATCCCTTTGGGGGGCCAGTGGCGGGCTCAGGCGGTCTTGGTGCAGTTGACGAAAGTGCTTTTAAGAATATGTGGAATTTTAACCTTGCTGACGCTGCTTTTGGCTATTTGGTACTGGAAATTCAAGACGGAAGAATTGGAACTGAGATGCGCGCCCAGGGATTTAACTTCTCCCACCGAGGAGCTAAGCAGCAGTCGTCTACGGCTCCCCCGTCAGGaactgccgccgccgccgccgctcctcCAGCCTCTTCTGCTACCCCTACTGCACCCCCGGCCGCCAAACAATCTCCACCAAGCCAACAACCAAAAGCTACCCCAGCTGCCCCCATTCCCACGATACCGAACCGATCGACCCCACAGCCCACCGCGGGCAACGCTCCCTCTAAcaaagaggctgagaaggcaGCCGCTCCGACAAACGGATCGACAAACGCCCCTGAACCAGCCACCTCGCCAGCCCCCAAGACCGCAGCATCTGACATCATTGGTTTGTTTATTATGAATGTCAACACGGAAGATCAGTGCCGCGATCTATTTGATGAGGCTGACAAGTCTAAAATTCTCAAGATTGAGAAATGGGGTGGCTCCAACAAGGTTGTCCAATTCAAAACCGTTGAAGACCGCGATGGAGCTATGGGAAGGCTTCCAGAGGCAGTGAAAACACGAACTCAGGAGGACCGATCAAAGCCACTTGTGAAGATCTTCCATCATCGAGAAAGCAAGCCTTTCAACAGCCGCGGCAATGCTGGGACTTGGGGAAGCAGCGGACGAGGCGGGACAGCCACTAGTGGATATCGCAGCGCTGGCGGCACTAGTGATTCTGAAAGCAATCGACGAGGTGGCCGTGGGGGTCGCGGAGCTCGAGGTGGTGAGCGAGGACGTGGCTCTCGCGGACGAGGAGGCATAAAGGGAGATGCCGGTGTATCTCCTGCGGCAGCACCCTCCACCCCTAGTGCTGATTAA
- a CDS encoding uncharacterized protein (BUSCO:EOG092D3OQG), whose translation MSASSVVRSRAGLFRPASCISRTSHFFSTSRQLRESKPTPTSDRPTHFGYETVTESVKQERVAEVFTSVAESYDKMNDLMSMGIHRLWKDHFVSSLNPGATNPTGMPQRILDVAGGTGDIAFRMLQHAHVNNGNPNVHVTISDINPAMLSVGRQRSLSLPASHQSSLSFLEANAEVLPSSLKDNSLDLYTVAFGIRNFSNMPAALREAYRVLKPGGIFACMEFSKVDKYPIFNAIYKQWSFSAIPLIGQLVAGDRDSYQYLVESIERFPSQEDFRDMIADAGFAIVGKGYEDLTGGVAAIHKGIKPL comes from the exons ATGTCTGCCTCTTCAGTGGTAAGAAGCCGCGCCGGGCTATTCCGACCTGCTTCATGCATCTCTCGTACAAGTCACTTCTTCTCTACCAGCCGCCAGCTCCGTGAATCAAAACCAACACCCACCTCAGACCGTCCTACTCACTTTGGATATGAGACGGTCACCGAATCCGTGAAACAGGAGCGAGTTGCCGAAGTCTTCACCAGTGTGGCAGAATCATACGATAAGATGAATGACTTGATGTCGATGGGTATTCATCGCCTATGGAA AGATCACTTCGTTTCCTCGCTGAACCCAGGGGCTACAAACCCTACAGGTATGCCCCAGCGCATCCTGGATGTTGCCGGAGGAACTGGTGATATCGCTTTTCGCATGCTGCAGCACGCCCATGTCAACAACGGCAACCCAAATGTACACGTTACGATATCAGACATCAATCCAGCAATGCTGAGTGTTGGTAGGCAGCGCTCCCTGTCTCTTCCAGCCTCTCATCagtcttctctttccttcctcGAGGCAAACGCCGAGGTTCTGCCATCATCGCTCAAAGACAACTCCCTTGACCTATACACAGTTGCCTTTGGAATACGGAACTTCTCCAACATGCCCGCAGCCTTGAGAGAGGCTTACAGAGTCCTGAAACCGGGCGGCATCTTTGCCTGTATGGAGTTTTCTAAGGTGGACAAGTATCCCATCTTCAATGCAATTTACAAGCAATGGTCCTTCAGCGCGATCCCATTGATTGGACAGCTGGTTGCAGGAGATCGTGACAGCTATCAATATCTCGTTGAGAGCATTGAACGGTTTCCTTCCCAAGAAGACTTCCGGGACATGATTGCTGATGCAGGTTTTGCCATTGTGGGGAAAGGTTATGAAGATTTGACTGGCGGCGTCGCGGCTATCCACAAAGGCATCAAACCTCTGTGA